The Diorhabda carinulata isolate Delta chromosome 4, icDioCari1.1, whole genome shotgun sequence genomic interval tGTCAATCAACTATTGGATCAGTCACTTCTCTTTATTTCGATCCAACTTTTAAGtcaaaatttcatgttattAACTAAATGTGTAGCTTCTAGAATGGATCCGTAGAACAATGCCATGGTTGAATTCACGCCAAACCGACAATTCCCTTGCTGGAGTCCAAAAGAAATTGGAAGAGTACCGCACTTATCGTCGCAAACACAAACCTCCACGCGTAGAACAAAAAGCCAAACTAGAAACGAATTTCAACACTCTTCAAACAAAATTAAGGCTGTCAAACAGACCAGCATATATGCCAACTGAAGGTAAAATGGTATCGGTAAGTAACTTATTGGTGAGGCTCAAAAAGACCGATATCGACCGATGTTTTCGTCTTTTTGACTGCAAAACTGTCAAAATCTAGTTTGacaagtaaatttttattcaggaTATCGCTAATGCCTGGAAAGGTTTAGAACACGCAGAAAAATCTTTCGAGGAATGGTTGTTATCCGAGATGATGCGTCTGGAACGTTTGGAACATTTGGCTCAGAAATTCAAACATAAGGCAGACGCGCACGAAGACTGGACCAGAGGCAAAGAGGAGATGCTCCAAAGTCAGGACTTCAGACAATGCCGTTTGAACGAATTGAAAGCTCTGAAGAAGAAACACGAAGCTTTCGAATCTGATTTAGCCGCGCACCAAGATCGCGTCGAACAGATCGCTGCTATAGCCCAGGAACTGAAGTTAGTCGAACTATTtacaccaaaaaaatataaattattaattcctTAAAGGTTTTAGATGATATTCTTTGAAAAACTTGGCTTccaatgaatatataaatataataatgtatgaattttttcaacagatGAATGTTTTACAGTAAAATTGAGTAAGTACAGTGAAGAAGCCAAGTTTTATCTTTTGCTAAAGTGGTAAGACTGATTTACTGAAACTTCTATCATTTTCAAACTACAATGTAACccttatcaaaaatataaactcaTCAAAGTACTCCCTACTGGAGCTTGAAGTCTTAAGCTGATCAGTCTTAGCCTTTGGAATTGGCTTCTAGAATTCCAAAATGATGTCCTTTCaaggatttatttttttcatgtcaaaaTTTGACGTGTGGTAAACGTGTACATATTCAAcgtttttgtcaatttttggACGATCTCTTTGGGCGAAGTTGATCTTCAAAGTTTTCTAAATTATGTCGTTTGTTAGACATCGGCCATgggtttaatttttttggcacAAATCATTTTCATGTCAAAATTTGACGTGTGGTAAACGTGTACAAATTAAAGGACGATCTGACATCACAAGAGTCCTTACACATTCAAtgattttgtcaatttttgacgATCTTTTAGGGCAAGGGTGATCTTCAAAGTCTTGTAAGACAAGCATAAACTCCTCGTACGTggaatttgttaaaatttatcgaaataatatccccttataataaaatcaaattttttacattgaaagTTTGTTGATGTTGTGATATGTCAATTTTAGTACTTTGGAGTACCACGACAGCGTTAGTGTAAATGCAAGATGTCAACGTATTTGCGATCAATGGGACCGACTCGGCGCCTTAACTCAACGTCGTCGTCAAGCATTAGACGAAGCCGAAagaattttggagaaaatcGATATTCTTCATTTGGAATTTGCCAAACGCGCAGCTCCATTCAATAATTGGTTGGACGGTACTAGAGAAGATCTAGTAGACATATTCATTGTACACACTGTCGAAGAAATTCAAGGTCTGATCGACGCCCATCACCACTTCAAGGTATAAAATCACAACATATATCTTTATACTGTctttataaaagattttttttcttttaggcAACTTTAGGAGAGGCCGATAAAGAGTACCAAAGCATCGTAGGACTTGTTAGAGAAGTAGAATCTATCGTTAAGCAACATCAAGTACCTGGAGGGTTGGAAAATCCTTATACAACATTGACAGCTCACGTGAGTATTAAATTTTCGTCAATCTACCTCATCATCATACCCAAATCGTTTCATTCACTCATGATATTGCACTTAATCAACAAGAAATACttgattttgttatatttccataatttaaAAATCATCTACTTGAACATAattatctttataattttttcattgtacgaaaaaattattgattgcgCCCTGTATATATAAGAAACTTCTGCTAATGATAATTAAATGTCcgaattataaacaaaactaacttaattttattgaagGCGTTTGTGACTTaaagtttattaaaacttttgtaGAATCagtattttgaggttaagttattttgaatttggattattatatgtttatatgtaatattatattgaaaaggGGGAAGGTTTGTTAGTCTTAATTGCCTTTGCAGTAACTCTAGTCCATGGAGGCATAGTCAGGTGGCCAAATCagctaaggcagcttcacaaaaagtTGAAGCTAAAAGCTATACATTTGGAGCTCGGTACTCTGCGGATGCTCGACTCAAttcagaagagagcaattcgacttataggcgttCCAAAGTTGACTAGAAAGTTGGGATGGCTTAGAACATAGAGGAATACCACCACAGCAGATGCTTTTCCGAGCTGGGCAAGATAGTCTCACCTAGAGCAGTATCTCCAAGACCTAATCGACAGGCAGACACCGAGTTCATGTGCAGACGCCCTGATCAGTATCCACAGGCACCATTTGATCTACTCGAATGTGCATTTgctttttagataaaaaaagtCTTTCAAAATTTGGAGAATGCTCCAAGTATTGTATATGGAAAATATAAGtctaataacaataattacttatcttatgtattaaataaaatcataatttgttatatttcttattaaaaattaattttcttggaACCTAGACCGCGACCTACACTAACTTTTTATTTCAGAGATGTTTTTGATGTGTACTTGGGGTCTTGTACTTCActtcaaaaatcaatttcattcCCGTTGTAATACATGGTATTTCTTGTTGGTTATCAACCCTAAATCATTCACCATtataactattttcaaattgttatattaatataaaatgttttaaatttttttgtgctGAATAAGGAAGGATTTGGTTGTGACTTAGAGGTAAAATGTCGGTTGTGTGATActataattgaaagaaaatcatAAACTTTGATTCGTGTTTCAGGATTTAACTAGAAAATGGGGAGAAGTTAGGCAATTGGTACCTCAGAGAGATGCCACTTTACAAGCCGAACTGAGAAAACAACAGAGTAtcctttttcattgttttttttactatttttttatcgaagaATATCGTTTACATAGAATTAGggatcaataattttttgaggtACGATACCTTATAGAATTCTTGATTGTGTCAAAATGGCATAATGATTGGTAAATGAAGGCAGATAAAActatttccaacatttttatCACCAACAATTGACTGTGTCTAGTATTAATCTGATTTAACTCTACCAACTACACCTAATcacaaaatagaataatttatgAATCATAGTTTTTATAGTTTCGAAATTgaacaattgaaatattataattaacaacttggtattttctataattaaaagACATCTGAATAGATACATTTGAACTATTTTAACTCATTCATTTATACCAAATGAAACCAGTGATTTCATATATGGGATATATGTCTGgaggtacatttgaactactattgTCTCATATTTAGGAGAAATAAAAGTGAAGAACTCTCATCAATATCTCATTTGTTTATACCAAAGAAAACAAGAGATTTCATCAATTGGTATATGTCTTGAGGTACATTTAAACTACTATTGTCTCATATTTGAGAGAAATAAGAGTGAAGAATCTCATCAATTTGAAGGATATCTGAAGGTAcatgtgaattattttatctCATTCGTTTATACCAAAGAAAACGAGAGATTTCATCAATTGGTTATATGTCTTgaggtacatttgaactactggtatatcatttcaattaaatatgtaGAAGAAGATAAACTGGTCGTTTCATaaatttaatgtatatttaaaggtacatttgaactactatatCATGTCTATCTAATGTGTACAATACTGTAGTCAGATTTCCTCGCACGTAGattaaaaatgtcttatttGGTTGAAGTGTGATGTTTATATGAATTGACTggaacatttttttacattagaatattaataatgatctgtgtaactaaataattttgtttagataacttatattttaaatcCAGTGCTATTATGTAcatcaaattattgtttatctcacaaattttcttcttcttatattTAGGAAAgattttatttgacatttcgTCGATTATCAAGCCGATATTATCAGTTGTTAGTGACTTATTTCATACCAGATGGACAAACTCATCATTACTCTTCACAATTCTGAATCCAAAGATCCTGGTATAACAGTGAACTATAAATTGAAGAAGTTTTTCAACATAATGTGGTAACCTTTAGCATCATTCATGTTCAGCATAATGAAAAGCCACACTCACTATATTTGTTACGGAATTACATGAAATAAAATGACCTATCAGAATACCTGACTCAAATCTTATAGAATAGAAAGACAAGTGTTGAATATATAGTCACCTTAGTCGAGTTTTTTCTTGCTCTTCTTTTTGAAGGTCAAGGATATTTCAatgtaattgatttttatactgGAATAGTAAAAAGGGGTAAAAGAgctaataattgaataaaacttttgatTATCCTTCTGTAGTTGagttttcatttgttattttcctgaataaaatcgaaatacaGATAACGAAATGCTGAGACGTCAATTCGCCGAAAAAGCGAACGCCGTAGGACCATGGATCGAACGTCAATTGGACGCCGTCACGGCCATCGGTATGGGACTACATGGTACATTAGAAGATCAACTGCATAGACTCAAAGAATACGAACAAGGCGTTTACGCTTACAAACCCCATATCGAGGAATTGGAAAAGATCCACCAAGCCGTACAAGAAAGCATGATCTTCGAAAATAGGTAAGTAATCAAGTATAccacaaatttttaatatcattccGTTATTTTCATGCTTGTAGCGAGGAAGAAAGGTTCGTAGTTTATTAATCTATTGATAAATATACTACAATgggttatttttgtttttagatataCTCAATACACTATGGAAACTCTCCGCGTTGGATGGGAACAACTCTTAACCTCAATTAACCGTAACATAAACGAAGTTGAAAATCAAATTCTCACTCGTGACTCGAAGGGTATTACCCAAGAACAGCTAAACGAATTCAGATCGTCATTCAATCATTTTGACAAGAACAGAACTGGTAAATGAAATATTCGTTTATCACAATTTGATAATTcgtaatattgtaattttttttctaggtCGTTTGACACCAGAAGAATTCAAATCGTGTCTAGTCTCCTTGGGTTATTCCATAGGAAAAGATAGACAAGGAGACATTGATTTCCAGAGAATTTTAGCCGTGGTTGATCCTAACAACACCGGTTATGTACACTTTGACGCATTCTTAGATTTCATGACCAGGGAGAGTACAGATACGGACACAGCTGAACAAGTGATCGATAGTTTCCGTATTTTAGCTGGAGATAAGGTAAGTGTAGATGTTCGAACACTGTGAGACTACAGCGGCTTAACTCCGTTGCCAGATGGAGACCACATGATGattccaatagtttttctttCACGAAACCTGTATCGGGTTGTCCTGCTAGACTCACGGCCAACTACAGATTTGATAATTCTCTGATTTCGATCAGCTAGCACCGAGCCCTACTGTGAGTGCACTTTTACGACTTTTGGAGCCACCTCGTTGTTCGATGGGCGTGGAATCAAGGGCTCTTGGCCTCTTAAGATGCTTTACTTGGACCTCCGGGTGAAGGAGGGGTTGGAGGTCGTGGCAAGCTTAGGATCCGGGGTCGTTAAGTCTCGAGTTGCCAAGATAACCTTGTCCtttcttcttttccttttctCCTCACTAATAATATTGCGCTGCTGTAAGTTGGAACTTGTTCAAAGTACCGTATAGAGCTTCGACAACGGTAGAAACTGATGCTTTGGGAGTAGTATTTGATCAGAGCCCTTGGGGGAAAAGGATGATTTGTCATGGTCTTTGTTCTTGGAGCTCAGGCTTTTCACTTTGGATTTATCCCATTAGGAGGGTGGCTGCAGGTTCCTTGAAGGGTATTATCAATAACTATGACTGAACTGAAGTTATAAAATACCTTCCTATCTGTAGTATTAACCCACGAATATCTGAGTCGACATTTATATTCGAAATTACTGGTTATATTACtatagaaatgttttttaagTTGTCTATGGTCTTTGGTTATACTGGAAATAGATCCCAACTTTGTGTTTCTTTGATGGAGCTCCCTGTTTttcttggtaatttttttttgaaattttggtagATGCAGCCAAAAAAAGACTTTTTATGTCCAAAGCAACACCAAGTATGATGGGTTGTGGATCCATCGGTGAGTTCGACGATCCCAGTATGGCGAGTGAGTCCGTCTTGTCGTTGTCTTTGTTGACTGGGCTTCGTTGTGGTATACCCTGTACATTAGCTCAAGTTTTTTATAACAATCTGattgatatttgatttgaagtattttttgtgttttcagcCTTACATTTTGCCGGATGAATTAAGGAGAGAATTACCACCAGACCAAGCCGAGTACTGTATTCAACGTATGCCACCATACAAGGGACCTAATGCCGTACCTGGATCATTAGATTACATGTCCTTCTCAACGGCCCTTTATGGAGAATCAGATCTTTAAACTTTagtaattgaatatatatatatatatatatatatatatatatatataaacaccCATCGTACTCGCGGTGATATTATCGGAGCCATAATAGGGTTGACGTATTCGAAATCcctttaatttaaaaagaaaaaatttcatatatttatttttcttaaaaaaaatatggatttgtACGCTGAAAATTACACATATCAGTCTTGCTGCTTTCCGTAACGTTTATTTTCGCTCAACTGAATGTAGCATTTACACAATTCAGTAACGTTACGGCGATGTCAATTTTTTCAGTGCCCGGCTAAACGACTCTTGATTTGATCAAGTTGAAATCGATCCATCGAATTGTTTTGgctttttttgtactttttattttctttgaaaaccaTAAAAACGAAGCTAGTTCTATCCTtggttatttaattttattatgtacTTTTTGCAAGTgcccaaatatttatttatttactattaagCTTGAAGTGtacagattttattttatagataaatgCTCTTTATTATAGTAGGTTTTAAGCTCAATAAATTATCACTTTTAGTTCAAATTTGATACGTAATGAAGAgcttttatttgttatatattatattttttttggttggAGTTTATGTAGtgtaaaaataaagtattttgcCCAAAGTATACTAACTTTATATAAGTatcagatgaaaaataaaatatatttgattcgatattatttattattcatttaatccCCTCAACATACCCTTTCTACTCTGACTGATGGAATTGGGTCCACGATAgtcaaaaatttagaaattttgcaaATAGTTACTGCGTTTATCAAACAAACAACATTAAAATAACTGTAAGTAcaagtttaattaaatttacaataataacaaaaatgtagACAATTATAATAGTATGGGAACTTCAGTCGAATGTACTATTCACTTTAGTAAGATCTCAAAagacataaaattttcaaattaaaaaaaagggcAAGTCACTcgagaaatgttgaaaacttATCTATAATAATTCAAACAGTCTTCTGATTCACTATACTTCACGTTTTCATCAAAACTATTAAAGTAAGGAAGCTTCAGTCAAATTTTTTGCTGCTACAATTACTTTATTGAGATATATGCTTCAAGATGTAAAAAAActtaagaaatgttaaaattcatcTATAGTGATAACGAAGTAACTTTGAAGATTATTTAAAAGagaaaatgaatcatttaagGAGGAGGAACAGTTGGGATGTTCTTCTACcccaaaaataaacaaaaaatgtaccaaaaaatacaaatttgtcTGTGTAGCGAATCTAATATACCTACTGTGGGATAGACAACCACATATACATATGTAATGGTAGTTGCATACGTTAGATTCATAAGACAAGTGTTGTCAATTATATGAAGAGTAGACAAAAGAATATGTTTACATATATGAAAAGTATATCGATTAGCGGGAAATAAGGGCGGCGCCACATTAGCATCAGTGCAAATTTTATACTTCAATTCATCTAGAATTGTTACATTCATACCACAATTTTTATCTACACCAGCGCCATTTTGGAAGatttttgaactgttatttatcatatacactttttcaacttttctttcaTAATATATACTCCTCTCTCCTTATCTCTACCTCCCATAGTCCATTGTTATGAAGTAGAAGAAGGCaggtatatttattattataagaaatatagGAATAATACAATTACATAGTTTTATTATACTACTTTCGACCACAAAAACCAAATTTCGCAAAAAAAATGTAGGCTTCTGCAAGGTCATATTCCCTATaggaatattgtttatttctatttttaattttacattaaatCAGATAGACAACCCTCCATAATCTACTGTAAAAGTTTCTTAAATCAGTAATTCATATTCGTTTAAATCAGCCTATATTTATACCACGTCGTTATTgaaaatcttgaatattttttatttaacttataaAAACCGATAGAAAAAGTAATATAgagaaattgttttataaatttaattgacCCGCCCATGTCTTACAATAGTCTAGACTTCGTAATTCGAAAGATATACTGGAACAAGTTCGATTCTATCTAACTAAAGAGTGGCAAAACTTTGTAGCAAAAGAGTCAGGTACAATCCACAAATTGTCACAAACATTCCTAAACTTTTTAACTGACTGACCAGGCGTGAAGTAGTGAGTTAGCTTGAAAGTTTTCCTTAAAAAGATACGCTTCGGATATATTATGAAAGACTTCATAAGAACGGATATGACCCAAAGCAAACAAAAAACGAATtccaatgtataaaaaattgtggAGATTTGCTTTCAAAAtggatattttcgaaatttgattctaacaattcaataaaatataaaaaatagtttacatAGTTCAAAAtctgtaaatattatttaacactAGAATTTATTATAGTTATAATTAAAGCTCACCTAAAGTTTTATCCTGTAATGATATTACtttcacaaatataaacttatttatacgatagatttaaaatcaattaatacaTATATCCACAGATCACTGACATGAAgtatttcaactttttaatattttaaaacacattatcacaaatatttaaattttaattaaatgatgaatgttttattttaaagtaggtacactttttgaaataatttgaacacaaatgtttttaaaatttaaagtttaCTCAAATATCGATTTGTTAATAATTGGCAATAGTTTCTCTAATCTCTTCGTAAAAACTGATTCACCCGAACATTACATACGATTGGGTACTGCCTAATTTTACGTAAGCAGGAAACTAacaataatctaatttttttgataccAGATTTAtggaataatataaatatgacCTATAATTGgtaactataataataataaatttaattgtatatatttaaaattttgcgTCGACAATGAACGAATGACTATAAGTTTGAGGCTATTATTAGTATCACTATCATTCtttcactgaaaatatttcgtttacGTATGATAAATTGATAACAAATTTTCCTTCTTCATTAAATTAGTCTTAATTATCAAAACATctggaaaatattaatatcaataacatGGTAAAGACAGCCAGAATAATCGGAGAATCGgagtaataaaatttgacagttgTGAATTATGAGAATAGGTCAGAAAGAGCTGGTGTGATTTAAGAGGCGTGCGGAAGAAATTGCCTATGAATAACCATCAGCCATCACTCGTAAATTACTAAAGTTCTCTCGAAAGTATGTGAAATTTGATCCCTAATAACACGCTGGTCATATTTTAGAAGTGTGAATGGGGTTCATTTTCAAGATTTAATCGACATTCTTTGCacacaaaattagaaaacgacgggaaattattaattacgagtatttttatgataagttCGTAATCAGTATTCGAAGGACTAAACAgtgtttttcttttaaagaatGTATTATAATTAAGTATTATAATGCTTTTAATCTATTGAAAAAGAATATCGGGGAGAATTGAATATGTTGCACTATTGgggtaagtttttcttttgtttttattaagtGATTTTTGccataaattaatttataaacttttaattGCTGGTGAGGGTtgttatagatttttttgtcacaaaaaagTGTCATTAACACCTCAAGTTAtctattttttaactttattaacTGTATTTTTGAGCATTTATCTTTGTCCGAACATTATGTACgaaaaaacaacgaaaattttgtaattaaacgaatgagcaaaaattaaaaagtggTTAATTATACCgcttattaattttaatttttcacggTACGAAATTCCCAATGGTCCAACGCGAACCGGAGACCAAAAACTGTCGCGAGTGATTAATCCTACCTGTCTTATTTACGTCCAACATAAATTCATTTCACGACGAccattcttttatattttttgtccaTGGTAATTGGTaggatttaaaaaatgttaaattgcTTCTTATAAGCAAAATGGGGGCATTTATATCAGTCAACAAGCCAGCATACCTGTTTTTGTGTTATATGGACATTTTTCATAGTTGTTTTCACCACTAATTTATGTTGGAGGAAAAAAGCTACTAGAAAAACACTTTCAcgaaaattggaattttttttataaagggCGTCCTACAAAAAACAACTTCTTTTCATATCTATCTAATCTGAATTGATATTCGGTTTCTCACAAACTCTAATATAAATTATACGGGGTGGGATCAAAAATTAGGCCAAGTTtagttattgatataattgtaCCTATCAGATTTTGTAGTTCGATGCTTTCTAATGCCCTTTTATAAGTATATAGTCTTCGTCTCCACTATCTGAGCCATAATCCTTATATCTTAGTTacgtaatttattaatttatacactAACTATTACTTGACCCGTATgcacttaactattcactaatattCAACTTATTTACACACTTAACATCTAATTTATCTAAATAGATCGTTTAGTTAACTTGTAAC includes:
- the LOC130893239 gene encoding alpha-actinin, sarcomeric isoform X2 — encoded protein: MITDGYNNVDQSYDGYMEQEEEWEREGLLDPAWEKQQKKTFTAWCNSHLRKAGTGIDNIEEDFRNGLKLMLLLEVISGETLPKPDRGKMRFHKIANVNKALDFIASKGVKLVSIGAEEIVDGNLKMTLGMIWTIILRFAIQDISVEEMTAKEGLLLWCQRKTAPYKNVNVQNFHLSFKDGLAFCALIHRHRPDLIDYNKLSKDNPLENLNTAFDVAEKYLDIPRMLDPDDLINTPKPDERAIMTYVSCYYHAFQGAQQAETAANRICKVLKVNQENERLMEEYERLASDLLEWIRRTMPWLNSRQTDNSLAGVQKKLEEYRTYRRKHKPPRVEQKAKLETNFNTLQTKLRLSNRPAYMPTEGKMVSDIANAWKGLEHAEKSFEEWLLSEMMRLERLEHLAQKFKHKADAHEDWTRGKEEMLQSQDFRQCRLNELKALKKKHEAFESDLAAHQDRVEQIAAIAQELNTLEYHDSVSVNARCQRICDQWDRLGALTQRRRQALDEAERILEKIDILHLEFAKRAAPFNNWLDGTREDLVDIFIVHTVEEIQGLIDAHHHFKATLGEADKEYQSIVGLVREVESIVKQHQVPGGLENPYTTLTAHDLTRKWGEVRQLVPQRDATLQAELRKQQNNEMLRRQFAEKANAVGPWIERQLDAVTAIGMGLHGTLEDQLHRLKEYEQGVYAYKPHIEELEKIHQAVQESMIFENRYTQYTMETLRVGWEQLLTSINRNINEVENQILTRDSKGITQEQLNEFRSSFNHFDKNRTGRLTPEEFKSCLVSLGYSIGKDRQGDIDFQRILAVVDPNNTGYVHFDAFLDFMTRESTDTDTAEQVIDSFRILAGDKPYILPDELRRELPPDQAEYCIQRMPPYKGPNAVPGSLDYMSFSTALYGESDL
- the LOC130893239 gene encoding alpha-actinin, sarcomeric isoform X1, whose translation is MITDGYNNVDQSYDGYMEQEEEWEREGLLDPAWEKQQKKTFTAWCNSHLRKAGTGIDNIEEDFRNGLKLMLLLEVISGETLPKPDRGKMRFHKIANVNKALDFIASKGVKLVSIGAEEIVDGNLKMTLGMIWTIILRFAIQDISVEEMTAKEGLLLWCQRKTAPYKNVNVQNFHLSFKDGLAFCALIHRHRPDLIDYNKLSKDNPLENLNTAFDVAEKYLDIPRMLDPDDLQNTAMPDERAVMTYVSSYYHRFSGAQKAETAANRICKVLKVNQENERLMEEYERLASDLLEWIRRTMPWLNSRQTDNSLAGVQKKLEEYRTYRRKHKPPRVEQKAKLETNFNTLQTKLRLSNRPAYMPTEGKMVSDIANAWKGLEHAEKSFEEWLLSEMMRLERLEHLAQKFKHKADAHEDWTRGKEEMLQSQDFRQCRLNELKALKKKHEAFESDLAAHQDRVEQIAAIAQELNTLEYHDSVSVNARCQRICDQWDRLGALTQRRRQALDEAERILEKIDILHLEFAKRAAPFNNWLDGTREDLVDIFIVHTVEEIQGLIDAHHHFKATLGEADKEYQSIVGLVREVESIVKQHQVPGGLENPYTTLTAHDLTRKWGEVRQLVPQRDATLQAELRKQQNNEMLRRQFAEKANAVGPWIERQLDAVTAIGMGLHGTLEDQLHRLKEYEQGVYAYKPHIEELEKIHQAVQESMIFENRYTQYTMETLRVGWEQLLTSINRNINEVENQILTRDSKGITQEQLNEFRSSFNHFDKNRTGRLTPEEFKSCLVSLGYSIGKDRQGDIDFQRILAVVDPNNTGYVHFDAFLDFMTRESTDTDTAEQVIDSFRILAGDKPYILPDELRRELPPDQAEYCIQRMPPYKGPNAVPGSLDYMSFSTALYGESDL